One genomic window of Candidatus Methylomirabilota bacterium includes the following:
- a CDS encoding tripartite tricarboxylate transporter substrate binding protein has translation MSLMFGAIVLAVAVLAGSAFADEPFPTRPVTMVNPFPPGGLADLTGRPLASAMEKVLKQPVVVVNKSGAAGAVGTQSVAVAK, from the coding sequence ATGAGCCTGATGTTCGGCGCGATCGTCCTGGCCGTGGCTGTCCTCGCCGGCTCGGCCTTCGCGGACGAGCCCTTCCCGACGCGCCCGGTCACCATGGTGAACCCGTTCCCGCCCGGGGGCCTCGCCGACCTGACCGGCCGCCCGCTGGCCTCGGCCATGGAGAAGGTCCTCAAGCAGCCCGTCGTGGTGGTGAACAAGAGCGGAGCGGCCGGCGCCGTCGGCACGCAGTCGGTGGCGGTGGCCAAGC
- the argH gene encoding argininosuccinate lyase, which produces MDQGRRPPDDRFPAPVYRETVLAPLFEGVKQHHWRQQMRINRASAIMLAAQGLLSRSEAAAILRALDDIEAAIDVPALPYTGEHEDFFFLVEAELGRRLGVETAGKLHTGRSRNDIDHTVFKMALKERLAALLDDLLAALGVLLEVAEANRGTLVVAYTHGQPAQPTTYGHYLGAVIELLLRDVERLRQASRYPDLCSMGAAAITTSGFPLDRRAMAELLGFAEVQENAYGCIAANDYLTSVHGALRLLFVHLGRFAQDLNTWTGFEIGHLQVPDGYVQVSSIMPQKRNPVAVEHLRLLCSLAAGRASATVDALHNTPFTDVNDAEGEVQVAGYAAFEAGRRALRLLAGFIGAARVDEARVRRHIEESCLTATELADSLVRAEGVSFRQAHEVVARLVKGMLARGERFATVPQAAFAEAFAAVAGRSPRLGEADFRRYTTPEHFVAVRTLPGGPAPGPLAASLARYRRELDEARTWLDGYRARIDGVDPRLRERARALLPD; this is translated from the coding sequence GTGGACCAGGGCCGCCGTCCGCCTGACGACCGGTTCCCGGCGCCGGTCTACCGGGAGACGGTGCTCGCGCCGCTGTTCGAGGGCGTCAAGCAGCACCACTGGCGCCAGCAGATGCGCATCAATCGCGCCAGCGCGATCATGCTCGCCGCCCAGGGCCTCCTGTCCCGGAGCGAGGCGGCGGCCATCCTGCGGGCGCTCGACGACATCGAGGCGGCGATCGACGTCCCCGCGCTCCCCTACACCGGCGAGCACGAGGACTTCTTCTTCCTGGTCGAGGCCGAGCTCGGGCGCCGCCTCGGCGTGGAGACGGCCGGCAAGCTCCACACCGGACGCAGCCGAAACGACATCGATCACACGGTGTTCAAGATGGCGCTCAAGGAACGCCTGGCGGCGCTGCTGGACGACCTGCTGGCGGCCCTCGGGGTCCTGCTCGAGGTGGCGGAGGCCAACCGGGGGACGCTGGTGGTCGCCTATACCCACGGCCAGCCCGCCCAGCCCACCACCTACGGCCACTACCTCGGCGCGGTGATCGAGCTCCTCCTGCGCGACGTCGAGCGCCTCCGCCAGGCCAGCCGCTACCCCGATTTGTGCAGCATGGGAGCGGCCGCGATCACCACCTCGGGCTTCCCCCTCGACCGCCGGGCGATGGCCGAGCTGCTCGGGTTCGCCGAGGTCCAGGAGAACGCCTACGGCTGCATCGCCGCCAACGACTACCTGACCAGCGTCCACGGCGCGCTGCGGCTCCTGTTCGTCCACCTCGGCCGCTTCGCCCAGGACCTCAACACCTGGACCGGCTTCGAGATCGGGCACCTCCAGGTGCCCGACGGGTACGTCCAGGTGAGCTCGATCATGCCGCAGAAGCGCAACCCGGTGGCGGTCGAGCACCTGCGGCTCCTCTGCTCGCTGGCCGCCGGGCGGGCCAGCGCGACGGTCGACGCCCTCCACAACACGCCGTTCACCGACGTCAACGACGCCGAGGGCGAGGTCCAGGTGGCGGGCTACGCCGCGTTCGAGGCGGGCCGCCGCGCGCTCCGCCTCCTGGCCGGGTTCATCGGCGCCGCGCGCGTCGACGAGGCCCGCGTCCGCCGGCACATCGAGGAGAGCTGCCTCACCGCGACCGAGCTGGCCGACTCGCTCGTGCGCGCCGAAGGGGTATCGTTCCGGCAGGCGCACGAGGTCGTGGCGCGCCTGGTCAAGGGCATGCTGGCCCGCGGCGAGCGCTTCGCCACCGTGCCCCAGGCGGCCTTCGCCGAGGCGTTCGCCGCGGTGGCGGGCCGCTCGCCCCGGCTCGGCGAGGCGGACTTCCGCCGCTACACCACGCCCGAGCACTTCGTCGCCGTGCGCACGCTGCCCGGCGGGCCGGCGCCGGGCCCGCTGGCCGCCAGCCTCGCCCGCTATCGCCGCGAGCTCGACGAGGCGCGGACCTGGCTCGATGGGTACCGGGCGCGCATCGACGGCGTCGACCCGCGGCTCCGGGAGCGCGCGCGGGCGCTCCTCCCGGATTGA
- a CDS encoding carbohydrate ABC transporter permease translates to MKPRARPGRGVVWLLLLLGGVLMVIPFVYMLSTSLKHNVEVYELSLLPRAPTLHNYRRLIGASGFPRWFLNSFVIAGLTTLSVLFFDSLVGYTLAKFRFRGRRLVFMAILSTLMIPTEMLVLPWYVLSRNLGWLDTYWGIMFPGLMTGFGTFLMKQFFEGVPDELIDAGRVDGLGEFQIWRRVALPLVIPALSALAIFTFLGNWTAFLWPLIATTDKSLYTLPVGLASFSGEFQTEWEMVMTGASFATLPTLLVFVLLQRYIVRGVMLAGLKG, encoded by the coding sequence ATGAAGCCCCGGGCGCGGCCCGGCCGGGGCGTCGTCTGGCTGTTGCTGCTCCTCGGCGGCGTGCTGATGGTGATCCCGTTCGTCTACATGCTCTCGACCTCGCTCAAGCACAACGTCGAGGTCTACGAGCTGTCGCTCCTGCCGCGGGCGCCGACGCTCCACAACTACCGGCGCCTGATCGGGGCCTCCGGGTTCCCGCGCTGGTTTCTCAACTCGTTCGTGATCGCGGGTCTCACCACCCTGTCGGTGCTGTTCTTCGACAGCCTGGTCGGCTACACGCTGGCGAAGTTCCGCTTCCGCGGCCGCCGGCTGGTGTTCATGGCGATCCTCAGCACGCTCATGATCCCGACCGAGATGCTGGTCCTCCCCTGGTACGTGCTGAGCCGGAATCTCGGCTGGCTCGACACCTACTGGGGCATCATGTTCCCGGGGCTGATGACGGGCTTCGGCACTTTCCTGATGAAGCAGTTCTTCGAAGGCGTGCCCGACGAGCTGATCGATGCGGGCCGGGTCGATGGGCTCGGCGAGTTCCAGATCTGGCGGCGGGTGGCCCTGCCGCTCGTGATCCCGGCCCTGTCGGCGCTCGCCATCTTCACGTTCCTCGGGAACTGGACCGCATTCCTGTGGCCGCTCATCGCGACCACCGACAAGAGCCTCTACACCCTGCCGGTCGGGCTGGCCTCGTTCTCCGGCGAGTTCCAGACCGAGTGGGAGATGGTGATGACCGGCGCCAGCTTCGCGACGCTGCCCACCCTCCTCGTCTTCGTCCTCCTGCAGCGGTACATCGTCCGCGGCGTCATGCTGGCCGGCCTCAAAGGATAG
- a CDS encoding sugar ABC transporter permease encodes MLDRLSLGARRTLTAWGFLAVPLVFYVGIRFYPTADAFLMSLTDWSIVGERRFVGLANYRRLAADPVFWKVMGNTVQYLVVGVAVSLGLAFLVAYHLDRVRVGHALLRALYFVPHVTTAVAMGWVWRWLYQPVPVGVFNGLLVALGLPQQPFLRSTEQALYAVLAPAVWAGLGFQVVVFLAGLKAIPQEYYEAAAIDGAGGWRLLVEITLPLLRPTTVFLVVVSSIAYLRIFDYVYSMTSGQGGPLDATKPLVLKIYVTAFGHFQMGYAAAHTVVLFVILLVVSLVQLRVLQAR; translated from the coding sequence ATGCTGGACCGGCTGTCCCTGGGCGCCCGCCGGACGCTCACCGCGTGGGGCTTCCTGGCCGTGCCGCTGGTCTTCTACGTGGGGATCCGCTTCTATCCGACGGCCGACGCGTTCCTCATGTCGCTCACCGACTGGAGCATCGTGGGGGAGCGCCGGTTCGTGGGCCTCGCCAACTACCGCCGCCTGGCGGCCGACCCGGTCTTCTGGAAGGTCATGGGGAATACCGTCCAGTACCTGGTCGTCGGCGTCGCCGTCAGCCTCGGCCTGGCCTTCCTGGTGGCCTACCACCTCGATCGCGTCCGTGTCGGGCACGCGCTCCTGCGCGCGCTCTACTTCGTGCCGCACGTGACCACCGCCGTGGCCATGGGCTGGGTCTGGCGGTGGCTCTACCAGCCGGTGCCGGTCGGCGTGTTCAACGGGCTCCTGGTCGCGCTGGGCCTGCCCCAGCAGCCTTTCCTGCGCTCGACCGAGCAGGCGCTCTATGCCGTGCTGGCGCCGGCGGTCTGGGCCGGGCTCGGCTTCCAGGTGGTGGTCTTCCTGGCCGGCCTCAAGGCGATCCCCCAGGAGTACTACGAGGCGGCCGCCATCGACGGCGCCGGAGGCTGGCGCCTGCTCGTCGAGATCACCCTCCCCCTGCTGCGGCCGACCACCGTGTTCCTGGTGGTGGTCAGCTCGATCGCCTACCTCCGGATCTTCGATTACGTCTACAGCATGACCAGCGGCCAGGGCGGCCCCCTCGACGCCACCAAGCCCCTGGTGCTCAAGATCTACGTGACCGCGTTCGGACACTTCCAGATGGGGTACGCGGCCGCCCACACCGTGGTGCTCTTCGTGATCCTCCTCGTGGTTTCGCTCGTCCAGCTCCGGGTCCTCCAGGCGCGATGA
- a CDS encoding extracellular solute-binding protein, translating into MTTAKRLATALGLTLAIAGTARAQTVEIEYWQYTFAQRVQAIDELIKRFEAATPGVKVKHTHVPYDDFRLKIAAAIPAGQGPDVVQLFYGWLQDYLKAKLLQPLPQELFEAAEIEREFFPLVKQMKVGGQYYGVPTAVRALALFWNRKLVREAGLDPAKPPQTLDELVEAAKKLTKRDAAGNLLQAGIALDMGLQDHHWLREVLIRQMGGQPYSADGRSVAYNGPAGVRAVTWYTDLVSRHKVSEFGFLTDGITAFRSGKAGFMIDGSFRLAALDGQAGLEYGVGELPGHEGRRFNFASYWVNGITPKATGPKKEAAAKFLRFITTPAAMELWLEKVGELPARKAVAERDAIRTHPKYGPFIRGLAYSEATSFVNETAQRKLFMDMVDRVALKGQPVAESVAQAAAEEQKLLDAFFAK; encoded by the coding sequence ATGACCACGGCGAAGCGGCTGGCCACCGCGCTCGGCCTGACGCTGGCGATCGCGGGCACGGCCCGGGCCCAGACGGTCGAGATCGAGTACTGGCAGTACACCTTCGCCCAGCGCGTGCAGGCGATCGACGAGCTGATCAAGCGCTTCGAGGCGGCCACTCCCGGCGTCAAGGTCAAGCACACCCACGTGCCGTACGACGATTTCCGCCTCAAGATCGCCGCCGCCATCCCGGCCGGCCAGGGGCCCGACGTGGTGCAGCTCTTCTACGGGTGGCTACAGGACTACCTGAAGGCCAAGCTGCTGCAGCCCCTGCCCCAAGAGCTGTTCGAGGCGGCAGAGATCGAGCGCGAGTTCTTTCCGCTGGTGAAGCAGATGAAGGTCGGCGGCCAGTACTACGGCGTGCCGACCGCCGTGCGCGCGCTGGCCCTGTTCTGGAACCGGAAGCTCGTGCGGGAGGCCGGCCTCGACCCGGCCAAGCCGCCCCAGACGCTCGACGAGCTGGTCGAGGCGGCCAAGAAGCTGACCAAGCGCGACGCCGCCGGCAACCTCCTGCAGGCGGGCATCGCGCTCGACATGGGCTTGCAGGACCATCACTGGCTGCGCGAGGTGCTGATCCGCCAGATGGGTGGCCAGCCCTACTCCGCCGACGGCCGGAGCGTGGCCTACAACGGGCCGGCCGGCGTCCGGGCGGTCACGTGGTACACGGACCTGGTGTCGCGCCACAAGGTGAGCGAGTTCGGCTTCCTGACCGACGGCATCACCGCCTTCCGCTCGGGCAAGGCCGGCTTCATGATCGACGGCTCCTTCCGGCTCGCCGCCCTGGATGGCCAGGCCGGCCTCGAGTACGGCGTCGGGGAGCTGCCCGGTCACGAGGGCCGGCGCTTCAACTTCGCCTCCTACTGGGTCAACGGCATCACGCCCAAGGCGACCGGGCCCAAGAAGGAAGCGGCCGCGAAGTTCCTGCGATTCATCACCACGCCAGCGGCGATGGAGCTGTGGCTCGAGAAGGTGGGCGAGCTCCCGGCCCGCAAGGCGGTGGCCGAGCGTGACGCGATCCGCACCCATCCGAAGTACGGCCCCTTCATCCGCGGCCTGGCCTATTCGGAAGCGACGTCCTTCGTCAACGAGACCGCCCAGCGCAAGCTGTTCATGGACATGGTCGACCGCGTCGCGCTCAAGGGCCAGCCGGTCGCCGAGTCGGTCGCGCAGGCGGCGGCCGAGGAGCAGAAGCTGCTGGACGCGTTCTTCGCCAAGTAA
- a CDS encoding dienelactone hydrolase family protein encodes MGEMITLTAEDGHRLAAYRAAPPGASRGGLVVVQEIFGVNSHIKRTCDGFAADGYVALAPALFDRVERDYATGYTQADVDRGRAVRGKLSLDQAVMDVRAAVRELARSGSGVGVVGYCFGGTIAWLAATRIDGVAAAVGYYGGGIADAASEQPRCPVMLHFGETDASIPREHWEKVRAQHPGVPVHVYPAGHGFNCDERGSYHAESARLARERTLAFFRQHVG; translated from the coding sequence ATGGGGGAGATGATCACCTTGACGGCCGAGGATGGACACCGGCTCGCCGCCTATCGGGCGGCCCCGCCGGGCGCATCCCGCGGCGGCCTGGTGGTGGTGCAGGAGATCTTCGGCGTGAACTCGCACATCAAGCGGACGTGCGACGGCTTCGCCGCGGATGGCTATGTGGCGCTCGCCCCGGCGCTCTTCGACCGTGTGGAGCGCGACTACGCGACGGGCTACACGCAAGCCGACGTCGACCGCGGGCGAGCGGTCCGGGGCAAGCTGTCCTTGGATCAGGCCGTCATGGACGTGCGGGCGGCCGTCCGCGAGCTGGCCCGATCGGGCTCCGGGGTCGGGGTCGTCGGCTACTGCTTCGGCGGCACGATCGCGTGGCTCGCGGCCACGCGGATCGACGGAGTCGCGGCGGCCGTCGGCTACTACGGCGGGGGCATTGCCGACGCCGCCTCGGAGCAGCCGCGCTGTCCGGTGATGCTCCACTTCGGGGAGACCGATGCCTCGATTCCCCGAGAGCACTGGGAGAAGGTGCGCGCCCAGCACCCGGGCGTCCCGGTGCACGTCTACCCCGCCGGGCATGGGTTCAACTGTGACGAGCGCGGCAGCTACCACGCCGAGAGCGCCCGGCTCGCGCGGGAACGGACGCTCGCCTTCTTCCGCCAGCACGTCGGATGA
- a CDS encoding TetR/AcrR family transcriptional regulator: MPYRRTERVEARLAGNRQRILRTARQLMAEGGFREARVTAIAAAAGVATGTIYRYFPSKAELFAEVLRVICQRELDVVSAIADSGGPARDRLAAAVRAFTSRALRGRRLAYTIIIEPVDPEVDQVRLEYRRAQGRVFESIIADGIGAGEFPPQNVKASAACLVGAFLEGLVGPLGQDAGVDDEAGRSLIEAIVGFALRAVSGGEIAREQARRAAFP; this comes from the coding sequence GTGCCCTACCGCCGCACTGAGCGCGTCGAGGCCCGGCTCGCGGGCAACCGGCAGAGGATTCTCCGCACCGCTCGCCAGCTGATGGCCGAGGGAGGCTTCCGCGAGGCGCGGGTGACGGCGATCGCCGCTGCCGCCGGCGTCGCCACGGGCACGATCTACCGGTATTTCCCCTCGAAGGCCGAGCTTTTCGCGGAAGTGCTGCGGGTGATCTGCCAGCGGGAGCTCGACGTCGTGTCGGCGATCGCCGACTCGGGCGGGCCGGCCCGGGACCGGCTCGCGGCGGCGGTCAGAGCCTTCACGAGCCGTGCCCTTCGCGGTCGCCGCCTGGCCTACACCATCATCATCGAGCCCGTCGATCCCGAGGTCGACCAGGTCCGGCTCGAGTACCGTCGCGCGCAGGGGCGGGTGTTCGAGTCGATCATCGCCGACGGGATCGGAGCGGGAGAGTTCCCGCCGCAGAACGTCAAGGCGAGCGCCGCCTGTCTCGTGGGCGCCTTCCTCGAGGGGCTCGTCGGCCCGCTGGGGCAGGACGCCGGCGTCGACGACGAGGCGGGGCGATCGCTCATCGAGGCCATCGTGGGCTTCGCCCTCCGCGCCGTGTCGGGAGGGGAAATCGCTCGTGAGCAAGCCCGACGAGCGGCATTCCCGTGA
- a CDS encoding glucose 1-dehydrogenase, with protein MTRGVRLLAGKVAIVTGGGSGIGRAVALALAGHDARVVVAGRRASPGEETVAAIRRAGGQAAFRRTDVTVSAEVAALVRFAVDAFGSLDIAFNNAGFQEPRVLLAEQPEEAFDTVFATNVKGLYLCLKYEIAQMLETGGGVIVNNASVSGIRNPNPGLALYSASKSAVISLTKSAAMEYAARNIRINAVAPGRVVTEMMLRSGIDDMARVAEGLPLKRMGRPEEIAQAVVWLASDAASFVVGHTVCVDGGFLSQ; from the coding sequence GTGACTCGAGGCGTCCGTCTCCTGGCGGGCAAGGTCGCCATCGTCACCGGCGGAGGCTCGGGCATCGGCCGCGCCGTGGCCCTGGCTCTCGCCGGTCACGACGCGCGCGTCGTCGTTGCTGGCCGGCGCGCGTCGCCCGGTGAGGAGACCGTCGCGGCGATTCGCCGGGCCGGCGGACAAGCGGCCTTCCGGCGGACCGACGTCACCGTGTCGGCCGAGGTCGCGGCCCTGGTCCGCTTTGCGGTCGACGCGTTCGGGAGTCTCGACATCGCGTTCAACAACGCCGGCTTCCAGGAGCCGCGCGTGCTCCTCGCCGAGCAGCCCGAGGAGGCGTTCGACACCGTCTTCGCCACCAACGTCAAGGGGCTCTACCTCTGCCTGAAGTACGAGATCGCCCAGATGCTGGAGACGGGGGGCGGCGTCATCGTCAACAACGCCTCGGTCAGCGGGATCCGCAACCCGAACCCCGGTCTGGCGCTCTACTCCGCCTCGAAGAGCGCCGTCATCTCGCTCACGAAGTCCGCGGCCATGGAATACGCAGCCAGGAACATCCGGATCAACGCAGTCGCGCCCGGGAGGGTCGTCACCGAGATGATGCTTCGGTCGGGCATCGACGACATGGCGCGGGTCGCGGAGGGCCTCCCGTTGAAGCGGATGGGGCGCCCTGAAGAAATAGCGCAGGCGGTGGTGTGGCTCGCCTCCGACGCGGCGTCGTTCGTCGTCGGGCACACCGTCTGTGTCGACGGCGGCTTCCTCTCCCAGTAG
- the acpA gene encoding acid phosphatase, with the protein MIGRSDRLARAVAALAIAAVLAAGATGWPATEQPGVDRIETIVVIYLENRSFDHLYGLFPGADGIARATPEQTTQVDHDGRPLPHLPPVWGSDGKPDPRFPQRLPNGPFRIDAAPINRGLEKTGPNPVHAFYQNREQIDGGKNTRFAAVSNFGGWAMGHYDGSALELWRWAREYTLADHFFAAAYGGSLLNHLWLICACTPEFKEAPAAMRAQLDDQGRLKRRPASPGSALDGPLQVFDGPVSPDGYAVNNMQPPFQPSRIPPAPGGSPDHADPAQHPLPPQRAKSIGDTLSAKGVSWAWYAGAWNEALADGRQASQAKRKVIYNSEAEGPIFVAHHQPFNYLARFAPGTPDRARHLKDGADFLEAIAKGTLPAVAFYKPSGRLTQHARYADLVSGDRHAADLLERLRKSPQWSRMVVIVTYDENGGFWDHVPPPSGPGWSDRWGPGTRVPTIIVSPFARRGFVDSTPYDTTSIIKLITRRFGLEPLPGVRAKAGDLTNALAF; encoded by the coding sequence ATGATCGGGCGCAGCGACCGTCTCGCTCGCGCGGTGGCCGCCCTGGCCATTGCCGCCGTGCTCGCGGCCGGCGCCACGGGGTGGCCGGCGACCGAGCAGCCCGGCGTCGATCGGATCGAGACCATCGTCGTGATCTACCTCGAGAACCGGAGCTTCGACCATCTCTACGGGCTCTTTCCCGGCGCCGACGGGATCGCCCGGGCGACACCGGAGCAGACCACGCAGGTCGATCACGACGGCCGGCCCCTGCCCCATCTGCCGCCGGTGTGGGGCTCGGACGGCAAACCCGATCCCCGCTTTCCGCAGCGCCTCCCGAACGGGCCGTTCCGGATCGATGCCGCGCCCATCAACAGGGGGCTGGAGAAGACCGGGCCGAACCCGGTTCACGCCTTCTACCAGAACCGCGAGCAGATCGACGGCGGGAAGAACACCCGGTTCGCGGCGGTCTCGAACTTCGGCGGCTGGGCGATGGGCCACTACGACGGGTCGGCGCTCGAGCTGTGGCGGTGGGCCCGCGAGTACACGCTCGCCGATCACTTCTTCGCGGCGGCTTACGGCGGCTCGCTGCTCAACCACCTGTGGCTGATCTGCGCCTGTACGCCGGAATTCAAAGAGGCGCCCGCCGCGATGCGCGCCCAGCTCGACGACCAGGGCCGGCTCAAGCGGCGGCCGGCGTCACCCGGCTCGGCCCTCGACGGGCCCCTGCAGGTCTTCGACGGGCCGGTCTCGCCCGACGGCTACGCGGTGAACAACATGCAGCCGCCGTTTCAGCCGAGCCGCATCCCACCCGCGCCCGGCGGCAGCCCGGATCATGCCGATCCCGCCCAGCATCCGCTCCCGCCGCAGCGGGCGAAGTCGATCGGCGACACCCTCTCGGCGAAGGGCGTGAGCTGGGCCTGGTATGCCGGCGCGTGGAACGAAGCGCTCGCCGACGGGCGCCAGGCCTCCCAGGCGAAGCGCAAGGTCATCTACAATAGCGAGGCGGAGGGCCCGATCTTCGTCGCGCACCACCAGCCATTCAACTATCTCGCGCGCTTCGCGCCGGGCACCCCGGACCGCGCGCGGCACCTCAAGGATGGCGCGGACTTCCTGGAGGCGATCGCGAAGGGGACGCTACCGGCGGTCGCCTTCTACAAGCCGAGTGGGCGCCTCACTCAGCACGCTCGCTACGCCGATCTCGTGTCCGGCGACCGCCATGCCGCGGACCTGCTCGAACGGCTTCGGAAGAGCCCGCAGTGGAGCCGGATGGTGGTCATCGTCACCTACGACGAGAACGGCGGGTTCTGGGACCACGTGCCGCCGCCCTCCGGGCCGGGCTGGAGCGACCGCTGGGGACCGGGCACCCGCGTTCCGACGATCATCGTCTCGCCGTTCGCCAGGCGTGGCTTCGTCGATTCGACGCCCTACGACACGACGTCGATCATTAAGCTCATCACCCGGCGCTTCGGCCTCGAGCCGCTGCCCGGCGTGCGTGCGAAGGCCGGCGACCTCACGAACGCGCTCGCCTTCTGA
- a CDS encoding DUF6196 family protein yields the protein MHDETAAQTTARLLGVIARAELEILPGLYTFEALGDGPGAIRKDALACVRDGGVWSQLIPVEDPRTPMAFRVFSFHFAPALDATGFVGWLHSHLARVTDTGHIVVCGRSGPGAADHVRGGIFDYWGCPAGAADRVLAEVRALIERGRRPRRAHVGAAGGCLLCEAVAGDPDLPVVAESSGAVGVLTRLEPKSRGHSIFFPRRHTPNLHDLDEAELGEVLSLLKRVAVALELDQYNVLQNNGPRAGQTAFHVHFHLVPKPTAAAGLIVPGAFVLADQTGVAEEIRRRLGGPRR from the coding sequence ATGCACGACGAGACCGCCGCCCAGACCACGGCCCGCCTCCTCGGCGTGATCGCCCGCGCCGAGCTCGAGATCCTGCCCGGCCTGTACACGTTCGAGGCGCTCGGTGACGGGCCCGGCGCCATCCGAAAGGACGCGCTGGCCTGCGTCCGAGACGGCGGCGTCTGGAGCCAGCTCATCCCGGTGGAGGATCCCCGGACGCCGATGGCGTTCCGGGTGTTCAGCTTCCACTTCGCCCCGGCGCTCGACGCCACCGGCTTCGTCGGCTGGCTCCATTCGCACCTCGCCCGCGTGACGGACACGGGCCACATCGTCGTCTGCGGGCGCTCGGGGCCTGGGGCCGCCGACCACGTCCGGGGGGGGATCTTCGACTACTGGGGCTGCCCGGCCGGCGCCGCCGATCGCGTCCTGGCCGAAGTGCGCGCGCTGATCGAGCGCGGCCGGCGGCCACGCCGGGCTCACGTCGGGGCCGCGGGCGGCTGCCTCCTGTGCGAGGCGGTGGCCGGCGACCCCGACTTGCCGGTCGTGGCCGAAAGCTCCGGGGCGGTGGGGGTGCTGACCCGCCTCGAGCCCAAGTCGCGGGGGCACTCGATCTTCTTCCCCCGCCGTCACACGCCGAATCTCCACGACCTGGACGAGGCCGAGCTAGGCGAGGTCCTGTCGCTGCTCAAGCGCGTGGCGGTCGCGCTGGAGCTCGATCAGTACAACGTGCTCCAGAACAACGGTCCGCGGGCGGGACAGACAGCCTTCCACGTCCACTTCCATCTGGTGCCGAAGCCCACAGCGGCGGCCGGGCTGATCGTGCCGGGGGCGTTCGTCCTGGCCGACCAGACCGGCGTGGCCGAAGAGATCCGACGCCGCCTCGGCGGCCCTCGGCGCTGA
- a CDS encoding ABC transporter substrate-binding protein, producing MTPLAPTRRELLRLAGLGVVTAAALGPRTARAQAPVIRQGYQTNMWGMPTYYLLRSGHLERRGLRFEEFSVPSGNLTMQQMVARQVDFGTYAAQSFILGHDKGKLVAIAQIEQVGKTARVMARKELGVTRVADLKGLRIGNQAGSSTGNTFVDIIAARAGLRKGEYQEIKMNVNEMVAAAAARSIDAFVTVEPYASIAEADGIATTVVNFYDYDRMPVLMAAIPEFVEKHPEVVVEYLRAWLDVGRDFKQSPAKAADVIYGFYTGKGYKMSRETFAKALAGVEVDPGFPADLRPYMQETAEGLLKEKKIAAIPDWSQALRPQLMERARA from the coding sequence ATGACACCCTTGGCACCGACACGGCGTGAGCTGCTCCGTCTCGCGGGGCTGGGCGTGGTGACCGCGGCCGCGCTGGGGCCGCGAACAGCCCGGGCCCAGGCGCCCGTCATCCGTCAGGGGTACCAGACCAACATGTGGGGAATGCCGACCTATTACCTCCTGCGCTCCGGCCACCTGGAGCGGCGGGGGCTCCGCTTCGAGGAGTTCTCGGTGCCCTCCGGGAACCTGACCATGCAGCAGATGGTCGCCCGCCAGGTGGACTTCGGGACCTACGCCGCCCAGTCGTTCATCCTGGGTCACGACAAGGGCAAGCTGGTCGCCATCGCCCAGATCGAGCAGGTGGGGAAGACGGCCCGGGTGATGGCGCGGAAGGAGCTGGGCGTCACCCGGGTCGCCGACCTCAAGGGCCTGCGGATCGGCAACCAGGCCGGCTCCTCGACCGGCAACACGTTCGTGGACATCATCGCGGCGCGGGCGGGTCTCCGGAAGGGGGAGTACCAGGAGATCAAGATGAACGTGAACGAGATGGTGGCCGCGGCCGCCGCCCGGTCCATCGACGCCTTCGTCACCGTGGAGCCCTACGCCTCTATCGCCGAGGCCGATGGCATCGCGACCACGGTCGTGAACTTCTACGACTACGACCGGATGCCGGTCCTCATGGCCGCCATCCCGGAGTTCGTGGAGAAGCACCCGGAGGTCGTGGTGGAGTATCTCCGGGCCTGGCTCGACGTCGGCCGAGACTTCAAGCAGAGCCCGGCCAAAGCCGCCGACGTCATCTACGGCTTCTACACCGGCAAGGGGTACAAGATGAGCCGGGAGACGTTCGCCAAGGCGCTCGCCGGCGTCGAGGTGGACCCCGGCTTCCCGGCCGATCTGCGCCCCTACATGCAAGAGACGGCCGAAGGGCTCCTCAAGGAAAAGAAGATCGCCGCCATCCCCGACTGGAGCCAGGCGCTCCGCCCCCAGCTCATGGAGCGGGCCCGCGCCTGA